TCATAATAGAATTTTTAAATTTTTATTCGTTGTTAGTAGTAAATTTAAATCCCAAACCTCGTACGCTTGGAATAGAAATATCAGGATCTTCACTAAAATATTTCCGAAGGCGACTCATAAAAACGTCCATGCTTCGTCCTGAAAAGAAATCGTCATTGCCCCAGATTTCCTTTAAAATATCTTCACGTTTGAGAAGTTTATTTTTATTGGTATATAAAAACCGAATCAAATTTGCCTCTTTTTCGGTAATTTGATGTGTAATTTTTTCATGGGAAAGCGTATAATTATCACCATCAAAAATATATTTACCAATAGAAAATACCATAGGTTCCGGCGCGTTTTTTACGACTGGTTTTTGACTTCGCTTCAGAATGTTTTGAATTCGCAAAATCAATTCTTCGACTTCAAAAGGTTTTACCACATAATCGTCGGCGCCAAGACGCAAACCTTTTATTTTATCTTCTTTAAAACCTTTTGCTGTCAAAAAGATAAAAGGAGTTTCGGCATGTTTGTCAATAATGTTTTCAGCCAGCGTAAAACCGTCCATGTGAGGCATCATGACATCCAGAATACAGATATCAGGTTTCGTGTCCGGGAAAATTTTCAAAGCTTCCTTACCGTCTTTTGCCCAGGTTACATTAAAACCCGAAAATTCAAGATATTGCCTTAATATAGACGCATAATCAAAATCGTCTTCGACTAATAAAATATGATGTTTCATACCGGAATTGTAATGGTGAATAATGATCCTTTTTGTTCTTCGCTTTTAACGCTAATAGTTCCTTTATACGTTTGTACCAATTGTTTAATATAGAATAATCCAAGACCAAGACCTTTGTTATTGTGAATATTCCCTTTTTCGACTCTGTAAAATTTATCAAAAATCGAAACTTGTTCCTGAACCGGAATACCTTTTCCGTCGTCTGTTACAGAAAGAATGAAGTTTCCTGTCGTTAATTTTAAGTCTACCAAAATTTTCAAAGCACCATATTTTACCGCATTATCCAGAAGATTTATCAAAATCGTATTGAAATGAAAACGATCCATTGCAATGGTAAAAGCTTCTTTTTGACTTGTAAATTCAATAGTTATATCAGGCCTCGAAAGTTCAAAATCTGC
This genomic window from Flavobacterium sp. 9 contains:
- a CDS encoding response regulator transcription factor, with the translated sequence MKHHILLVEDDFDYASILRQYLEFSGFNVTWAKDGKEALKIFPDTKPDICILDVMMPHMDGFTLAENIIDKHAETPFIFLTAKGFKEDKIKGLRLGADDYVVKPFEVEELILRIQNILKRSQKPVVKNAPEPMVFSIGKYIFDGDNYTLSHEKITHQITEKEANLIRFLYTNKNKLLKREDILKEIWGNDDFFSGRSMDVFMSRLRKYFSEDPDISIPSVRGLGFKFTTNNE